In one Columba livia isolate bColLiv1 breed racing homer chromosome 23, bColLiv1.pat.W.v2, whole genome shotgun sequence genomic region, the following are encoded:
- the LOC102084531 gene encoding T cell receptor delta constant isoform X1 encodes MRKELFIELSSSSVGTYKLVFGSGTTLTVEPTSQKSSVPEVIVMKSKKLEDDGRIGKAACLARNSYTKTISLEMSSNKVVYEINTPILTSEGLYNAIQVVNVTESTEVTCSAKFNNSTITASTTSAEEEAEEPVIEKVCNTTDTSAQDNKVEKANMLSMAVLGLRVLLAKSIAFNTLMSIKLFLF; translated from the exons ATGAGGAAAGAGTTATTTATTGAACTAAGTAGTAGCAGTGTGGGAACATATAAGCTTGTATTTGGAAGTGGGACCACTCTCACAGTTGAACCAA ccaGTCAAAAAAGTTCAGTCCCAGAAGTCATTGTGATGAAATCAAAGAAACTGGAGGATGATGGCAGAATTGGGAAAGCAGCTTGTTTGGCAAGGAATTCCTATACAAAGACTATCAGCTTGGAGATGTCCTCTAATAAGGTCGTATATGAAATAAATACACCCATTTTGACATCGGAGGGGTTATACAATGCTATTCAGGTGGTCAATGTGACAGAAAGCACAGAGGTGACCTGCTCGGCCAAGTTCAACAACAGCACCATTACAGCCAGCACAACATCAGCAG aagaggaggctgaagaACCAGTAATAGAGAAGGTTTGCAACACCACAGACACCTCTGCACAAG ATAACAAAGTGGAGAAAGCAAACATGTTGTCTATGGCTGTGTTGGGTTTGAGAGTCCTGCTGGCAAAAAGCATCGCCTTCAATACACTCATGAGTATCaagttgtttcttttctga